From the genome of Gracilinanus agilis isolate LMUSP501 chromosome 2, AgileGrace, whole genome shotgun sequence, one region includes:
- the PCYOX1 gene encoding prenylcysteine oxidase 1, whose product MEGEAVPRARRGSPALLQRLATSRGLPGPPRLQLLLPPLLLLLLCGPVWGELRAPPEKIAIIGAGIGGTSASYYLRQKFGKDVMIDVFERGKVGGRLATLKVEGHEYESGGSIIHPLNLHMKRFVKELDLSTLQGTGGLLGIYNGETLVFEESNWFIINMLKLLWHYGFQFLRMHMWVEDILDKFMRIYRYQSHDYCFSSVEGLLHALGGNEFSGMLNRTILEALQKAGFSEKFLNEIITAAMRVNYGQSTGVNSFVGAVSLACADSGQWAVEGGNKRVCEGLLQSSKARLISGSVIQIEEKSRTKQIGGPTKNYEVTYKTDSGINKDLYDIVIVAAPLNRKMSNITFLNFDPPIPEFHQYYQHLVTTFVHGRLNASYFGYKATESMYLTDILTTNNPDLFINSIAMASPVKEEARLRSKPVTGFAVWKIFSQEFLTKEQLNLLFVNHDSVQEKEWFAYPYYEPPEKCPPIILRDHMYYLNSIEWAASAMEMSAISAHNAALLAYHRWNGNTEMIDQEGLYEKLKTEL is encoded by the exons ATGGAAGGCGAGGCTGTTCCGCGCGCGCGCCGGGGCAGCCCTGCGCTCCTGCAGCGTCTGGCCACCTCTCGGGGCCTCCCTGGGCCTCCTCGGCTACAGCTGCTGCTACcgccactgctgctgctgctcctctgCGGCCCGGTCTGGGGTGAACTGCGCGCCCCGCCGGAAAAGATTG ctattATTGGAGCTGGAATTGGTGGCACATCAGCGTCCTACTACCTTCGGCAGAAATTTGGGAAAGATGTGATGATTGATGTGTTTGAGAGAGGAAAGGTTGGAGGCCGCCTGGCAACTCTAAAGGTGGAGGGGCATGAGTATGAATCTGGGGGTTCTATCATACATCCCCTAAATCTGCATATGAAGCGCTTTGTCAAGGAATTGG ATCTCTCTACTCTTCAGGGTACTGGTGGCCTTCTGGGTATTTATAATGGAGAGACGCTTGTGTTTGAAGAAAGCAACTGGTTCATCATTAACATGCTTAAGCTTCTCTGGCACTATGGATTTCAGTTCCTCCGGATGCATATGTGGGTAGAAGATATCTTAGACAAATTTATGAg GATTTACCGCTATCAATCCCATGACTACTGTTTTAGTAGTGTTGAAGGCTTGCTGCATGCCCTGGGAGGGAACGAATTCTCTGGAATGCTCAACCGGACCATTCTTGAGGCTCTGCAGAAAGCAGGATTCTCAGAGAAATTCCTCAATGAAATTATTACTGCTGCCATGAGGGTTAATTATGGCCAGAGCACAGGCGTCAATAGTTTTGTAG gTGCAGTATCCTTGGCATGTGCAGATTCTGGGCAGTGGGCTGTAGAAGGTGGAAATAAACGTGTTTGTGAAGGGCTCCTTCAGTCTTCCAAAGCTCGGTTAATCTCTGGCTCAGTTATTCAGATAGAGGAGAAATCAAGGACCAAACAGATAG gaGGACCCACGAAGAATTATGAAGTCACCTATAAAACAGATTCAGGAATAAACAAAGACCTCTATGACATTGTCATCGTGGCTGCTCCCCTTAACCGCAAAATGTCCAATATCACTTTCCTAAACTTTGATCCACCCATCCCAGAATTTCATCAGTACTACCAGCACTTGGTGACTACTTTCGTTCACGGGCGACTGAATGCATCTTACTTTGGCTACAAGGCAACTGAGAGCATGTACCTTACTGACATCTTAACCACCAATAACCCAGATTTGTTTATTAACAGCATCGCAATGGCGTCTCCTGTAAAAGAAGAGGCCAGGCTTCGATCTAAACCAGTGACTGGTTTTGCTGTTTGGAAAATCTTTTCCCAAGAATTTCTTACCAAGGAGCAACTTAATTTGCTATTTGTAAATCATGATTCTGTACAGGAAAAGGAGTGGTTTGCATACCCTTACTATGAGCCTCCAGAGAAGTGCCCTCCCATCATACTCCGTGATCACATGTACTATCTCAATAGCATAGAGTGGGCAGCAAGTGCTATGGAAATGAGTGCCATCTCAGCCCATAATGCAGCGCTCCTTGCCTACCACCGTTGGAATGGGAACACAGAGATGATTGACCAAGAAGGACTGTATGAGAAACTCAAAACAGAACTTTGA